From one Parambassis ranga chromosome 5, fParRan2.1, whole genome shotgun sequence genomic stretch:
- the ccnd3 gene encoding G1/S-specific cyclin-D3 — protein MEQGVVVRADIDPELISDPRVVRNLRAQELEEGTAMFGRVQTEIQPHMRRMLAEWMFEVCEEQKCEEQVFPQAARYLDCYLSRFAVKKSNLQLLGAVFMFLASKMRETVPLSASNLCVYTDNSITVPDILQWEVVAVSRLDWCLASVVPSDFLEPILHALPFVGPSHLPNMRRHVHSYIALAATDCRFSVFLPSTVACACVSAAMQRLKLLDTTVSSNSVMKFLVKLLATDLSDLLLCYEQLGSVLELSLPSCFQDSVCRSETCSSGISYPPADIQDVVLTLVTPPQEFKLKHPSLQ, from the exons ATGGAGCAGGGTGTGGTTGTTCGGGCGGACATCGACCCTGAGCTAATCAGCGACCCCAGAGTGGTGCGCAACCTGCGGGcccaggagctggaggaggggaCCGCCATGTTTGGGAGGGTGCAGACAGAAATACAACCGCACATGAGGAGGATGCTGGCCGAGTGGATGTTTGAG GTGTGTGAGGAGCAGAAATGTGAGGAGCAGGTGTTCCCACAGGCGGCTCGGTACCTGGACTGTTACCTGAGCCGGTTTGCTGTTAAAAAGTCCAACCTGCAGCTTCTCGGCGCTGTTTTCATGTTCCTGGCCTCCAAAATGAGAGAGACTGTCCCCCTGAGTGCCAGCAACCTGTGCGTCTACACAGACAACTCCATCACAGTCCCAGACATCTTG CAGTGGGAGGTGGTCGCTGTGTCCAGGTTAGACTGGTGTCTGGCCTCTGTCGTGCCCTCTGACTTCCTGGAGCCAATTCTACATGCTCTTCCATTTGTTGGGCCATCTCACCTTCCAAACATGCGCAGACATGTTCACTCCTACATTGCTCTGGCAGCCACTG ACTGCAGATTTTCAGTCTTCCTGCCCTCTACTGTTGCATGtgcctgtgtgagtgctgcCATGCAGAGACTAAAACTCCTGGACACCACCGTCTCCTCCAATTCAGTGATGAAGTTTTTGGTCAAGCTTTTGGCCACTGATCTG AGTGATCTCCTCCTCTGCTATGAGCAGTTAGGGAGTGTGTTGGAGCTCAGCCTACCCTCCTGTTTCCAGGATAGTGTTTGCAGGTCAGAAACATGCAGCTCTGGGATCAGCTACCCTCCTGCTGACATTCAGGATGTTGTACTGACACTGGTGACACCACCTCAGGAATTCAAGCTAAAACACCCTTCCCTGCAGTGA
- the nuak2 gene encoding NUAK family SNF1-like kinase 2 codes for MDGLRVSPNIRPPVEGVSAGENTAPSQVPLKKQAVKRHHHKHNLKHRYEFLETLGKGTYGKVKKAKERSGRLVAVKSIRKEKIKDEQDLVHIRREIEIMSSLCHPHIITIYEVFENKDKIVIVMEYASRGDLYDYICDKRSISEREARHFFRQIVSAVHYCHQNGIVHRDLKLENILLDGNGNVKIADFGLSNLYHGDEYLQTFCGSPLYASPEIVNGRPYRGPEVDTWSLGVLLYTMVHGTMPFDGNNHKTLVQQISTGNYRKPINPSDACGLIRWMLMVNPERRATIEEIAGHWWLNWGYQQPLLCERKSSLVEQTPSPVSPSTSHPGGLASVASWLRRTSRPLLENGSKMRCLLRSQGGGGDVVRQRSLRRSRKENNVSQTVHEGSTDTRPSKGILKRRNSVKHKVISETTAVSSVEPQNILGLSTPDNTSSAALLPRKGILKKPAEHESGYYSSSPENSDSGWVPQAKECPSAPTYRKGILKRNGKFSSGGLQEFGSLDQLAASLPRSGRSRPSGAISEDSILSSESFDQLDLPDHVRSPTQIEKPAKASMRGCVSADNLLDIQEDGILSDRLLRPWNCYESGVADSAFSITDCDNVTETYKQAIITRGSATN; via the exons ATGGATGGCTTACGTGTCTCGCCTAACATCAGGCCGCCTGTCGAGGGAGTTTCAGCCGGGGAAAACACCGCTCCGTCCCAGGTGCCTTTAAAAAAGCAAGCCGTGAAGAGACAccaccacaaacacaacctgAAGCACAGGTACGAGTTTCTGGAGACGCTGGGGAAAGGCACCTACGGCAAGGTGAAGAAAGCCAAGGAAAGATCAGGCAGACTG GTTGCTGTAAAGTCAATCAGAAAGGAGAAGATCAAGGATGAGCAAGACCTGGTTCATATTCGCAGAGAAATCGAGATCATGTCTTCTCTGTGTCACCCGCACATCATTACCATATATGAAG TATTTGAAAACAAGGACAAAATAGTGATTGTGATGGAGTATGCCAGTCGGGGGGATCTCTATGACTACATCTGTGACAAGAGGAGCATCTCTGAGCGTGAGGCCCGGCACTTCTTCAGGCAGATTGTATCAGCCGTGCACTACTGCCATCAG AATGGAATAGTACACCGGGACCTGAAACTGGAGAATATTTTACTGGATGGCAACGGcaatgttaag atcgCAGACTTTGGACTCTCTAACTTGTACCACGGTGATGAGTACCTTCAGACATTTTGTGGCAGCCCTTTGTATGCGTCCCCAGAGATTGTCAATGGACGGCCATACCGTGGGCCAGAGGTAGACACTTGGTCCCTTGGTGTGCTGTTATACACAATGGTTCATGGCACCATGCCATTTGATGGAAACAACCATAAGACCTTGGTCCAGCAGATTAGTACTGGAAACTACCGCAAACCCATCAACCCCTCTG ATGCCTGTGGACTTATCCGCTGGATGCTGATGGTAAACCCTGAGCGCAGAGCTACAATAGAAGAGATTGCGGGACACTGGTGGCTGAACTGGGGCTACCAACAGCCTTtactgtgtgagagaaagagcagcTTAGTAGAACAGACCCCCTCACCAGTATCTCCATCCACATCACACCCTGGTGGGCTAGCCAGTGTTGCTAGTTGGCTACGGCGTACATCCAGGCCTTTACTCGAGAACGGCTCCAAGATGCGCTGCCTCCTCCGTTCACAGGGTGGTGGAGGGGATGTAGTCCGTCAGCGCTCTCTGCGAAGGTCACGCAAGGAGAATAATGTCTCCCAGACGGTTCATGAAGGAAGCACAGACACTAGGCCCTCAAAAGGTATTTTAAAGAGACGGAACAGTGTAAAACATAAGGTGATCAGTGAAACCACAGCTGTCAGTTCAGTGGAACCACAGAACATTTTGGGCTTATCTACACCAGATAATACCTCTTCAGCTGCACTGCTGCCTCGCAAAGGTATCCTAAAGAAGCCCGCTGAGCACGAGTCAGGGTATTATTCCTCTTCCCCTGAGAACAGTGACTCAGGCTGGGTACCACAAGCTAAAGAGTGCCCCTCAGCACCAACCTATAGGAAGGGCATTCTGAAGCGGAATGGAAAGTTTTCTTCAGGTGGGTTACAGGAGTTCGGCTCTCTGGACCAGTTGGCAGCTTCTTTACCCCGCAGTGGCAGGTCAAGGCCAAGCGGGGCCATCAGTGAAGACAGCATTCTATCTTCAGAGTCGTTTGATCAGCTGGATCTGCCAGACCACGTTAGATCTCCAACACAGATTGAAAAACCAGCCAAGGCTAGCATGAGGGgctgtgtttctgctgacaACCTGCTGGACATCCAAGAAGATGGGATCCTGTCTGACAGGCTGCTGAGGCCGTGGAACTGTTATGAGTCTGGTGTGGCTGACAGTGCCTTTTCAATCACAGACTGTGATAATGTCACAGAGACTTACAAACAGGCCATCATTACACGAGGCTCTGCAACCAACTGA
- the med20 gene encoding mediator of RNA polymerase II transcription subunit 20: protein MGVTCVCQVPVAEGKSVQQTVDILHKKLEQLGAVKHGSFCVDCETYHATGNVSGQPSKLLYVMHNSENPLSCMALFEGGPCLIADANFDVLMVKLKSHFQNAKGHKVECRGSRYRYCDFLIKVGTVTMSSSARGISVEVEYCPCVVPGDCWNLMKEFMQSFLGPSVPELPSVFATKPEGLFAQADCVDTMTQYLELFNKVRKLQIPGSNVR from the exons ATGGGGGTTACTTG tgtgtgtcaggtgcCCGTGGCGGAGGGGAAGAGTGTGCAGCAGACTGTGGACATCCTGCACAAGAAGCTGGAGCAGCTGGGTGCTGTGAAACACGGCAGTTTCTGCGTGGACTGTGAGACGTACCATGCTACAGGAAATGTCAGCG GTCAGCCCTCCAAGCTCTTGTATGTGATGCACAACTCTGAAAATCCTCTGAGCTGCATGGCTCTGTTTGAAGGGGGGCCCTGCCTGATAGCAGATGCCAACTTTGATGTCCTCATGGTGAAACTAAAGAGTCACTTCCAGAATGCCAAGGGACACAAGGTGGAGTGTCGTGGTTCAAGATATCGATACTGTGACTTCTTGATAAAAGTTGGTACTGTAACAATGAGCTCCAGTGCCAGAGGCATATCAGTAGAG GTGGAGTACTGTCCCTGTGTGGTTCCAGGAGACTGCTGGAACCTCATGAAGGAGTTCATGCAGTCCTTTCTCGGCCCCAGCGTCCCCGAGTTGCCCTCTGTGTTTGCCACCAAGCCTGAAGGGCTTTTTGCACAGGCAGACTGCGTTGACACAATGACTCAG
- the dstyk gene encoding dual serine/threonine and tyrosine protein kinase → MEGNVQQQQQKTTPLARELTRIFSSYNKHSIQLKKNLKETNVFFREIRQNYSNACASTMSSDSASLEAGQLSCISFPSHEEEFLRNTVGAAPYVLVLGQDCTARYQLLNCLLGERLLPLGPEAGEACEGVQGTVCKRRKLCFTHGRQTRLSLALPGQYELVHQLAANRGRWDTVPREDLEIHEECEDPAHRLAELEITLHHPLLQEAKVMVVPCPSVQPIEEALEDCTRSVIPVILYAINQDSLSTEQVAELWKVKEMLPFPICFVRIPDTIPTASPEASRRAEKEREKTALHKQLLSLGFIHSPAGNCSCGAPSQMLVPGAKPQSMLCEAFEKLHRLLVPFARQVLQNQQVEAANLLNGLHCRCLDIFINQAFDMQRDLQITPRRLEYTREKEGELFTSLMAIANRKQEEMKEMIVETLSSMKEQLLEDAANLEFTDIIVTTNGEPVTSKEIKSCIHQIQELIVVQLNQAVANKLISSVDYLRESFVGTLERCLSSLEKSSFESSVHNITSNHLKQLLNAAYHVEVTFHSGSSVTRFVWEQIKQIIHRITFVNPPAITPEWKRKVAQDAIESLSAAKLARSICSQFRTRLNSSHEAFAASLRQLEEGHTGRLERTEDLWLRVRKDHAPRLARLSLESRSLRDVLLHGKPKLGRELGRGQYGVVYLCDSWGGHYPCALKSVVPPDDKHWNDLALEFHYTRSLPKHERLVDLHGSVIDHTYAGGSSIAVLLIMERLHRDLYTGLKAGLSLRERLQIALDVVEGIRFLHSQGLLHRDIKLKNVLLDKQNRAKITDLGFCKPEAMMSGSIVGTPIHMAPELFTGKYDNSVDVYAFGILFWYLCTGSVKLPEAFEKCSSKDQLWNNVKKGARPERLPSFDEECWQLMEACWNGDPSQRPLLGIVEPSLQSIMSRLCNCGSEQKSSSLEDSN, encoded by the exons ATGGAGGGAaatgtacaacaacaacaacagaaaacgaCCCCTTTGGCACGGGAATTAACGAGGATATTCAGCAGCTACAACAAGCACTCCATACAGCTGAAGAAGAACCTAAAGGAAACCAATGTTTTCTTCCGGGAAATAAGGCAAAACTACAGCAATGCTTGTGCATCCACCATGAGCTCAGATTCAGCTTCTTTGGAGGCAG GCCAGCTCAGCTGCATCTCTTTTCCTAGTCATGAAGAAGAGTTCCTGCGTAACACTGTGGGTGCTGCCCCATATGTCCTGGTGTTGGGTCAGGACTGCACTGCTCGCTACCAGCTGCTCAACTGCCTACTAGGTGAGAGGCTGCTGCCCCTTGGCCCCGAGGCTGGAGAGGCTTGCGAAGGAGTCCAGGGCACTGTCTGCAAGAGGCGGAAGCTGTGCTTCACCCACGGAAGACAGACACGGCTCAGCCTGGCACTGCCCGGCCAGTATGAGTTGGTGCACCAGTTGGCAGCTAATCGTGGTCGCTGGGACACAGTTCCCAGGGAGGACCTGGAGATCCACGAGGAATGTGAGGACCCGGCCCACAGGCTAGCAGAGCTGGAAATCACCCTGCATCACCCGCTACTTCAG GAAGCAAAAGTCATGGTTGTGCCTTGTCCAAGTGTCCAGCCCATAGAAGAAGCCCTGGAGGACTGCACTCGCAGCGTGATCCCCGTCATCCTCTACGCCATCAACCAGGACTCCCTAAGCACAGAGCAGGTGGCTGAGCTGTGGAAGGTCAAAGAAATGCTCCCCTTTCCCATCTGTTTTGTTCGCATCCCAGACACCATACCAACAGCATCCCCAGAAGCCAGCCGTCGTgcggagaaggagagggagaagactGCCCTTCATAAGCAACTCCTCTCCCTTGGTTTTATACACAGCCCAGCAGGAAACTGTTCCTGTGGGGCCCCTTCGCAGATGCTCGTTCCAGGTGCCAAGCCCCAAAGCATGTTGTGTGAGGCTTTTGAAAAACTACATCGGTTGCTTGTACCATTTGCTCGCCAAGTCCTTCAAAACCAACAGGTGGAGGCTGCCAACCTGCTTAACGGGCTCCACTGTCGATGTCTAGATATCTTTATCAACCAG GCCTTTGACATGCAGAGGGACTTGCAGATAACACCCCGCAGGCTAGAGTACACCCGTGAGAAAGAGGGTGAACTCTTCACCTCCCTTATGGCCATCGCTAACCGCAAACAGGAAGAGATGAAGGAGATGATTGTGGAGACACTAAGCAGCATGAAGGAGCAGTTACTAGAGGATGCTGCCAACCTGGAGTTTACAG ACATAATTGTAACAACAAATGGAGAGCCTGTTACATCAAAGGAAATAAAATCCTGCATCCACCAAATCCAGGAGCTGATAGTGGTCCAGTTAAATCAGGCTGTTGCCAACAAGCTGATCAGCTCTGTGGACTATCTGAGGGAGAGCTTTGTAGGAACTCTAGAGCGATGTCTCAGCAGTCTGGAGAAGTCCAGCTTTGAATCTTCTGTTCACAATATTACATCCAATCACCTCAAACAG TTATTAAATGCTGCTTACCATGTGGAGGTCACCTTTCATTCAGGGTCCTCTGTCACAAGATTTGTATGGGAGCAAATCAAACAG ATCATCCACAGGATAACATTTGTGAACCCTCCTGCAATCACTCCAGAGTGGAAGCGAAAAGTGGCCCAGGACGCCATAGAAAGCCTCAGTGCTGCCAAACTGGCCCGAAGCATCTGCTCCCAGTTCAGAACCAGGCTGAACAGTTCCCATGAGGCCTTTGCAGCATCTCTGCGTCAG CTAGAGGAAGGACACACAGGCCGCCTGGAGCGCACTGAGGACCTGTGGCTGCGCGTTCGGAAGGATCACGCCCCTCGACTGGCCCGTCTGTCCCTGGAAAGCCGCTCCCTGCGAGATGTGTTGCTACATG GCAAGCCAAAGCTGGGTCGAGAGTTAGGTCGGGGTCAGTACGGCGTTGTGTACCTGTGTGACAGTTGGGGAGGACACTACCCCTGTGCCCTGAAGTCTGTGGTACCACCTGACGATAAGCACTGGAACGACCTGGCTTTAGAGTTTCACTACACAAG GTCCCTGCCCAAGCACGAGCGGCTTGTCGACCTGCACGGTTCTGTGATTGATCACACCTATGCAGGAGGATCCAGCATCGCTGTGCTGCTCATCATGGAGCGGTTGCACAGAGACCTCTACACAGGCTTGAAG GCGGGTTTATCACTAAGGGAGAGACTTCAGATTGCTCTGGATGTGGTGGAGGGGATCCGGTTCCTCCACAGTCAGGGGCTCCTGCACAGAGACATAAAGCTAAAAAATGTTCTT CTGGACAAACAGAATCGTGCGAAGATCACTGACCTGGGCTTCTGTAAACCAGAGGCCATGATGTCAGGCAGTATTGTTGGAACTCCCATCCACATGGCTCCAGAGCTGTTTACAG GAAAGTATGATAACTCTGTTGATGTCTACGCCTTTGGGATCCTGTTCTGGTACCTCTGCACCGGCTCAGTCAAACTTCCAGAAGCCTTTGAGAAATGCTCCAGCAAAGACCAGCTGTGGAACAACGTTAAAAAGG GTGCCAGACCAGAGAGGCTGCCCAGTTTTGATGAGGAGTGCTGGCAGCTGATGGAGGCCTGCTGGAACGGTGATCCATCCCAGAGACCTCTGCTCGGTATTGTGGAGCCCAGCCTTCAAAGTATCATGAGCCGGCTCTGCAACTGTGGCTCAGAACAGAAAAGCAGCAGCCTCGAGGACTCAAACTGA
- the bysl gene encoding bystin: MPKVKRSKGGGGEKTGGTVALADQILQADTIRARGRVKSRDSRAENEDKYVDDRLSRKILQQARIQQEELQTEYGVAPEKKKAPVTVLGPDSQDADSDEEWPALGEAGAADSVAECDAEIVVDPDDEKAIEMFMNKNPPVRQTLADIIMEKITEKQTEVGTVMSEVSGRPMPQLDPRIIEVYKGVNKVLSKYRSGKLPKAFKIIPALANWEQVLYLTEPETWTAAAMYQATRIFSSNLKERMAQRFYNLVLLPRVRDDIAEYKRLNFHLYSALKKALFKPGAWFKGILIPLCESGTCTLREAIIIGSILTKCSIPVLHSSAAMLKLAEMEYNGANSIFLRLLLDKKYALPFRVLDALVAHFLSFRSEKRVLPVLWHQSLLTLAQRYKADLSSEQKPALLELLKIQTHPHISAEIRRELQNSESRDIEIGLPVTVEMD, translated from the exons ATGCCGAAGGTGAAACGATCTAAAGGTGGCGGAGGAGAGAAGACCGGAGGAACGGTGGCGCTGGCCGACCAGATCCTACAGGCGGACACGATCCGAGCCCGAGGCCGAGTAAAGAGCAGAGACAGCCGGGCAGAAAACGAGGACAAGTACGTAGACGACCGTCTGTCGCGGAAAATCTTGCAACAGGCCCGGATTCAACAAGAGGAGCTTCAGACCGAGTATGGTGTGGCACCGGAGAAGAAGAAAGCACCGGTCACTGTGCTCG GGCCGGACTCTCAGGATGCAGACTCGGATGAGGAATGGCCTGCGCTTGGAGAAGCAGGTGCTGCGGACAGCGTTGCTGAGTGTGACGCTGAAATAGTCGTGGACCCTGATGACGAGAAGGCCATCGAGATGTTCATGAATAAAAACCCTCCAGTGAG GCAGACATTGGCGGACATCATCATGGAGAAGatcacagaaaaacagacagaggtaGGGACGGTTATGTCGGAGGTGTCGGGGCGTCCAATGCCTCAGCTGGACCCCAGGATAATAGAAGTGTACAAAGGTGTCAATAAG GTTCTATCAAAGTATCGCAGCGGCAAACTGCCAAAAGCCTTCAAGATAATACCAGCGCTTGCAAACTGGGAGCAGGTTCTTTATTTGACTGAGCCTGAAACATGGACTGCAGCTGCCATGTACCAGGCAACAAG aATCTTCTCCTCCAACCTAAAAGAGCGAATGGCCCAGCGATTTTACAACTTGGTGCTGCTGCCTCGAGTACGGGATGACATTGCAGAGTATAAGCGACTGAACTTTCATCTTTACAGTGCTCTGAAGAAGGCCCTGTTCAAACCAGGAGCATGGTTTAAAG GTATACTGATTCCTCTGTGTGAATCTGGAACATGTACGCTCAGGGAAGCCATCATCATCGGGAGCATACTCACAAAGTGTTCGATCCCTGTGCTCCACTCCAG TGCTGCGATGCTTAAGTTGGCAGAGATGGAGTACAACGGTGCCAACAGCATTTTCCTGCGGCTGTTGCTCGACAAGAAGTATGCCCTGCCTTTCCGTGTCCTAGATGCCTTGGtggctcacttcctgtccttCCGCAGTGAAAAACGTGTACTTCCTGTGCTGTGGCATCAGAGTTTGCTCACCCTAGCTCAGCGCTACAAGGCCGACCTGTCCTCTGAGCAGAAGCCGGCACTGCTCGAGCTGCTCAAGATACAAACGCACCCTCACATCTCTGCAGAGATTCGAAGAGAGCTACAGAACTCCGAATCGAGAGATATTGAAATTGGGCTCCCTGTTACAGTCGAAATGGACTGA